A window from Pseudomonas kribbensis encodes these proteins:
- a CDS encoding fumarylacetoacetate hydrolase family protein, with protein MSYQHQYVDGTRIHFPLGKVVCIGRNYAEHAKELDNPVPTEPLLFIKPGSCVVPLEGGFSIPTERGSVHYEAEIAVLIGKPLSTKPSREEVLDAISGFAPALDLTLRDKQAELKSKGLPWEIAKSFDGAAVIAPFVAGSTFADLTDIGIRLTINGEVRQDGNSSAMLNPIVPMIQHMAGCFSLQAGDVILTGTPVGVGPLNVGDDIVLELPGASRFTSSVR; from the coding sequence ATGAGCTATCAGCACCAGTATGTCGACGGTACGCGGATTCATTTTCCGCTGGGGAAAGTGGTGTGCATCGGCCGTAATTACGCCGAGCACGCCAAGGAACTGGACAACCCGGTCCCTACCGAGCCGCTGCTGTTCATCAAGCCGGGCAGTTGCGTGGTGCCGCTGGAAGGCGGTTTCAGCATTCCGACCGAGCGCGGCTCCGTGCATTACGAAGCGGAAATCGCCGTGTTGATCGGCAAGCCTTTGTCGACCAAACCGAGCCGTGAAGAGGTGCTGGACGCCATCTCCGGTTTCGCCCCGGCGCTGGACCTGACCCTGCGCGACAAGCAGGCCGAACTCAAGTCCAAGGGCCTGCCGTGGGAAATCGCCAAGTCGTTCGACGGCGCGGCGGTAATTGCCCCGTTCGTGGCTGGCAGCACTTTTGCCGACCTGACCGACATCGGCATCCGCCTGACCATCAATGGCGAAGTGCGCCAGGACGGCAACAGCAGCGCGATGCTCAACCCGATCGTGCCGATGATCCAGCACATGGCCGGCTGCTTCTCGCTGCAGGCCGGTGACGTGATCCTGACCGGCACGCCGGTGGGCGTGGGCCCGCTGAACGTTGGCGATGACATCGTGCTGGAACTGCCGGGCGCCAGTCGCTTCACCAGCAGCGTGCGCTGA